A region of Moorena sp. SIOASIH DNA encodes the following proteins:
- a CDS encoding transposase: MFLNSEQRYTVRKWFGVSRYVFNKTVKLLQSGEVKANWKAIKTDILNDLPEWCKSVPYQIKSIAIKDACTAVREAKKKYKKTFQINRVKFRSRKNPKQSCYIPKSAVSEKGVYHTKLGEISYTESLPSNIGDCRLTSHNGDYYLVVPYEATKEKTENQGRVVALDPGVRTFLTFFSETSVGKIGNGDFSQIQRLCQHLDTLLSKISKAKRGQKRRMIKAARRMIIRIQNLINELHYKAARFLVDNFDVILLPTFETAQMSKKGSRKIRSKTVRNMLNFAHYRFKEFLQHKASETGKIVVDVCEAYTSKTVSWTGEMVNIGGSKTIKSKVDGQVMDRDINGARGIFLRSRSVAYGHALGDTPWLRNQLALVS; encoded by the coding sequence GTGTTCCTAAACTCTGAACAACGATATACTGTTCGTAAATGGTTTGGAGTGTCCCGTTATGTTTTCAATAAAACAGTCAAGCTTCTCCAGAGCGGTGAAGTAAAAGCTAACTGGAAAGCTATTAAGACTGACATCTTAAATGATCTACCGGAATGGTGCAAGTCAGTACCTTATCAAATTAAGTCTATAGCGATTAAGGACGCTTGCACCGCCGTCCGGGAGGCAAAGAAAAAATACAAGAAAACTTTTCAAATAAATCGGGTTAAATTTAGATCTCGTAAAAACCCGAAGCAGTCTTGTTATATCCCAAAGTCGGCAGTATCAGAGAAAGGCGTCTATCACACTAAGCTAGGGGAGATATCCTATACAGAGTCTCTTCCCAGCAACATTGGAGATTGTAGGCTAACTAGTCATAATGGGGATTACTATTTAGTAGTCCCTTACGAAGCAACGAAAGAGAAAACCGAAAACCAAGGGCGAGTAGTTGCTTTAGACCCTGGAGTTAGAACCTTTTTAACTTTCTTCAGTGAGACTTCCGTTGGAAAAATTGGGAATGGAGACTTTTCCCAAATCCAAAGGCTGTGTCAGCATCTAGATACTCTACTGTCTAAAATCAGCAAAGCTAAACGCGGACAAAAACGCCGAATGATAAAAGCTGCTCGAAGGATGATAATTAGGATTCAAAACCTGATAAATGAACTTCATTACAAAGCAGCTAGGTTCCTTGTTGACAATTTTGATGTAATACTGCTTCCTACTTTTGAAACAGCTCAAATGTCTAAGAAGGGAAGTAGAAAAATTAGATCTAAAACTGTCCGCAATATGCTTAATTTTGCTCATTATCGGTTTAAAGAGTTTTTACAACATAAAGCTAGTGAGACCGGAAAGATAGTAGTGGATGTCTGTGAAGCCTACACCAGCAAGACAGTTAGCTGGACTGGTGAAATGGTTAATATTGGTGGAAGTAAGACAATTAAATCTAAAGTTGATGGGCAGGTAATGGACCGAGACATCAACGGCGCTCGTGGCATCTTTCTGCGTTCGCGCAGCGTGGCCTACGGCCATGCCTTGGGAGATACCCCCTGGCTGAGAAATCAGCTTGCATTAGTGAGCTAA
- the mgsA gene encoding methylglyoxal synthase has translation MPATIALIAHDNKKNDIVAFVKGHQIVFSRYTLIATGNTGKQIQNSTGLPVDCLLPGPIGGDAQLFAAVAEGKVCAVFFFIDALYAKSHEPDIQPLLRICDAHDVAIATNLATAELVISALARTQVAHLIFNPVAGQGDSDHELTIIENMLGGHFNLEIHQTTLEITAEELTKRAIAAHADLIIASGGDGTVSAVASQVIDTNIPLGIIPRGTANAFCQALGIGGTVMPIRAACRIISEGYTKVIDAARCNDTPMILLTGIGFEAEMVDKASREFKDQWGVLAYLVAGWQQLDEQELFDAAVEIEDQIYRVEVGAITVANAAPPTSVLAQGMGEVIYDDGLLDVTMAKVDTKLQAVTSMVNAFGAALVRLNPNQENIHHVRTHSIKIATDPPQKVVVDGEVIGTTPIKVECIPNGLTVFVPNPN, from the coding sequence ATGCCTGCAACTATTGCCCTGATTGCCCACGACAACAAGAAAAATGATATAGTGGCATTTGTCAAGGGCCACCAAATCGTTTTCTCTCGCTACACCTTAATTGCTACAGGGAACACAGGGAAACAGATTCAAAACTCCACTGGCTTACCGGTTGATTGCTTACTCCCTGGTCCTATCGGTGGAGATGCCCAGTTGTTTGCAGCGGTGGCGGAGGGAAAGGTCTGTGCTGTGTTTTTCTTCATCGATGCACTCTATGCTAAATCCCATGAACCTGATATTCAGCCTCTGTTACGGATTTGTGATGCCCATGATGTAGCGATCGCCACCAACTTAGCTACTGCAGAACTGGTCATCAGTGCCCTAGCGCGAACCCAAGTGGCTCACCTTATTTTTAATCCAGTGGCCGGTCAAGGAGACTCCGATCATGAATTGACCATTATTGAAAACATGCTGGGTGGCCATTTCAATCTCGAGATCCATCAAACTACTCTAGAAATTACGGCGGAAGAATTGACCAAACGGGCGATCGCAGCCCACGCCGATCTGATCATTGCCTCTGGCGGTGACGGCACCGTATCCGCCGTTGCCAGTCAGGTGATTGATACCAATATTCCCCTCGGCATTATTCCCAGAGGAACTGCTAACGCCTTTTGTCAGGCGTTGGGCATTGGTGGCACAGTAATGCCCATTCGCGCCGCCTGTCGCATCATTTCCGAAGGCTATACCAAAGTGATTGATGCGGCTCGCTGTAACGACACCCCCATGATTTTATTAACCGGAATTGGTTTTGAAGCAGAAATGGTGGATAAAGCCAGCCGAGAATTCAAGGATCAGTGGGGGGTACTGGCCTATCTGGTAGCGGGATGGCAACAACTGGATGAACAAGAGCTATTTGATGCGGCTGTAGAAATTGAAGACCAGATCTATCGAGTTGAGGTAGGGGCTATCACTGTGGCTAACGCGGCTCCCCCTACCTCAGTTTTAGCCCAAGGAATGGGTGAAGTTATTTACGACGACGGGTTACTGGATGTCACCATGGCCAAAGTAGACACAAAACTTCAGGCGGTCACATCAATGGTCAATGCCTTCGGTGCCGCCTTGGTTCGCCTGAACCCCAACCAAGAAAATATTCATCATGTCCGAACCCACAGTATCAAAATCGCCACAGATCCCCCTCAGAAGGTGGTTGTGGATGGAGA
- a CDS encoding addiction module protein yields the protein MQIPLPTGFDKLNRSEQINYIGDLWDWFISQPADDTIAPQWHMDIVQERLADHDPERSQPWTTVKQRLGRKYGEQ from the coding sequence ATGCAAATTCCTTTGCCAACAGGTTTTGATAAACTGAATAGATCCGAGCAAATCAATTATATTGGTGACCTTTGGGATTGGTTCATATCTCAGCCAGCAGATGACACAATAGCACCACAGTGGCATATGGATATTGTTCAGGAACGATTAGCCGATCATGACCCTGAGCGATCGCAACCTTGGACAACAGTAAAGCAACGGTTGGGTCGTAAGTACGGTGAACAATAG
- a CDS encoding PatA/PatG family cyanobactin maturation protease: MPVASVKILRDSRFPTPDSPLPTTDSRLPTPDSPLPIHNEKQMPDLSTIPGFTELQSHTTGDSRLLIAVLDGSVDLDRACFQGAKLSQITPFWSEDIEIDPDLIKVFRDIDQLDDLDDDTKKDKLKAAIPDDRIRHRIFCDFHATHISSTIFGQPGSPVEGIAPGCRGINIPIARDGENFINPLNLVHAFNQALELGANIIHCAACHPTQSGVAHELLEKAVRQAQENNVLVVAPGGNDKGECWCIPAVLPGVLTVGAYKDNGQPAKFSNFGGQYNQQGVLAPGHNILGAQPGSDKAVRKKGTSCAAPVITGISALLMSLQLQQGAAPDAEAIRAAITNSAIPCDPEEVEEPERCLLGKVNIAGAFELITGQELAAKGEESEITSQGSEDKSTIVFISSQEGNREQGIGNGEQGIGNKGNREQGIGNRVEELTVTVSESEGNREQEIGNTGTDNQLTLSSDGVSANNITANIITANNITADNITANTTAANNIVPSASSNLVYVMGTVGYDFGTEARRDSFKQLMPPVEVNGVMVPSNPYDARQMGDYLGQNLYEAKSLIWTLNLELTPIYALEPVGAFADDTYATLQDMLASEALPENDEEYIERVSMAGRLSRKTVKLFSGQELPVLKLYSPRGMYGWTINTLVDNAIEAVRQEQENADEAAIRKSLTAFLHRVYYDLRNLGQADRDRAINYAAINAFQAAESISEAVAIGMELHSIEVEKSPFCRYDSNCWDVKLKFFDPDNGRRAKKIYRFTIDVIDLVPVTLGHVRSWSVPK; this comes from the coding sequence TTGCCCGTTGCTTCTGTTAAAATTCTCCGCGACTCCCGATTCCCCACTCCCGATTCCCCACTCCCGACTACCGACTCCCGACTCCCGACTCCCGATTCCCCACTCCCCATCCATAACGAAAAACAAATGCCCGACCTCTCCACCATCCCCGGCTTCACCGAACTCCAATCCCACACCACCGGTGATTCTCGCCTTCTGATCGCAGTATTAGATGGTTCAGTAGACTTAGACCGAGCCTGTTTCCAGGGGGCAAAGCTGAGTCAAATTACCCCCTTTTGGTCAGAAGACATTGAAATTGACCCGGATCTGATTAAAGTCTTCCGAGACATTGATCAGTTAGATGACTTAGACGACGACACCAAAAAAGATAAGCTCAAAGCCGCTATTCCGGATGACCGGATTCGTCATCGGATTTTCTGCGATTTCCATGCCACCCATATTTCCAGTACCATTTTTGGACAACCAGGCTCTCCGGTTGAAGGCATTGCCCCTGGTTGCCGAGGCATTAATATTCCCATTGCTCGGGATGGGGAGAACTTCATCAACCCCCTGAACCTAGTTCATGCCTTTAATCAAGCTTTGGAACTGGGAGCCAATATTATTCACTGCGCCGCCTGTCACCCAACCCAATCCGGTGTCGCCCATGAACTGTTGGAAAAAGCAGTGCGTCAAGCCCAGGAGAATAACGTTCTGGTGGTTGCCCCTGGTGGTAATGATAAAGGGGAATGTTGGTGTATTCCGGCAGTTTTGCCTGGAGTACTCACCGTTGGAGCCTACAAAGATAATGGTCAACCGGCCAAGTTCAGTAACTTCGGTGGCCAGTATAATCAACAAGGGGTGCTGGCTCCGGGACACAATATTCTGGGGGCACAACCGGGAAGCGATAAAGCAGTGCGGAAAAAAGGAACCAGTTGTGCGGCTCCGGTAATTACCGGAATTTCCGCCTTGTTAATGAGTTTGCAATTACAACAAGGGGCAGCTCCCGATGCGGAAGCGATTCGTGCTGCTATTACCAATAGTGCCATTCCCTGCGACCCGGAAGAAGTAGAAGAACCAGAACGCTGTTTGCTGGGCAAGGTTAATATTGCCGGTGCCTTTGAGTTAATTACCGGACAAGAATTAGCAGCCAAAGGTGAAGAGTCAGAGATTACTAGCCAAGGCTCAGAGGATAAAAGTACGATTGTTTTTATATCGTCTCAAGAAGGGAATAGGGAACAGGGAATAGGGAATGGGGAACAGGGAATAGGGAATAAAGGGAACAGGGAACAGGGAATAGGGAATAGGGTCGAAGAATTAACGGTAACAGTATCAGAAAGTGAAGGGAATAGGGAACAGGAAATAGGGAATACAGGAACAGACAATCAATTAACCTTATCTTCTGATGGGGTTAGCGCTAATAATATCACTGCTAATATTATCACCGCTAATAATATCACTGCTGATAATATCACTGCTAATACTACTGCAGCCAATAATATTGTGCCGAGTGCTAGCTCAAACCTGGTCTATGTGATGGGAACGGTGGGGTATGATTTCGGCACGGAAGCAAGGCGGGATTCCTTTAAGCAGTTAATGCCACCGGTTGAGGTTAACGGGGTAATGGTTCCCTCCAACCCCTACGATGCGAGGCAAATGGGAGATTATCTGGGTCAGAATCTCTATGAAGCCAAGTCTTTAATTTGGACCTTGAACCTAGAACTGACGCCCATTTATGCCCTGGAACCGGTGGGGGCATTTGCGGATGATACTTACGCCACCTTGCAGGATATGCTGGCTAGTGAGGCATTGCCAGAAAACGATGAGGAGTATATAGAACGGGTGAGTATGGCGGGACGGTTGAGCCGGAAAACCGTCAAACTCTTCTCTGGACAAGAGCTGCCGGTGTTGAAGCTTTATAGTCCCCGGGGCATGTACGGCTGGACAATCAACACCTTAGTGGATAATGCCATCGAAGCCGTTCGTCAGGAACAGGAAAATGCTGATGAAGCGGCAATCCGGAAGTCTTTGACGGCATTTTTACATCGGGTCTATTATGATCTACGGAACTTAGGACAAGCTGACCGCGATCGCGCCATCAACTATGCCGCTATTAATGCCTTTCAAGCCGCCGAAAGTATTTCGGAAGCGGTAGCTATAGGCATGGAACTCCATAGTATTGAAGTAGAGAAGAGTCCCTTCTGTCGTTACGATAGCAACTGTTGGGATGTTAAACTGAAGTTCTTTGACCCAGATAATGGTCGCAGAGCCAAGAAAATCTATCGCTTCACCATTGATGTGATTGATTTGGTGCCAGTTACCTTAGGTCACGTGCGTTCTTGGTCGGTACCGAAGTAG
- a CDS encoding cyanobactin class RiPP, translated as MGKKKLLPCQKSPILRSTTAKPIPGLTETELTTGWDGQAQGLQPAQQCQTLHSYACPPFAGDDAE; from the coding sequence ATGGGCAAAAAGAAATTACTCCCTTGCCAAAAATCTCCCATCCTACGTTCCACCACAGCTAAGCCCATCCCCGGCTTGACCGAAACCGAGCTGACCACTGGATGGGACGGGCAAGCCCAAGGGCTCCAACCCGCCCAACAGTGTCAAACACTGCATAGTTATGCTTGCCCTCCTTTTGCCGGAGACGATGCTGAGTAA
- a CDS encoding TOMM precursor leader peptide-binding protein, with product MEPLLQIRPHYRVEIIQPNHVYLLAENATHALTGEFYCHLMPLLDGQYTYEEICERLTEHADRDQVAYVIENLYDKGYIAAKVPELSDAAAAFWSLLGVEPQTAYDCLRQVVVYVTAVGNVSTQPLTDKLTTVGIQTQPWTGKPPVTELPTLLVVLTDDYLQPELAQINQVALDTNQPWLLAKPIGGLLWFGPIFEPGITGCWQCLAHRLRGNREVEASVLKQKGKARLAEVGNREQGTGNRDAHQPAPLTPQSWGEQAPLTPQSWGEQAQQARELKGESVEFGRVTGCLPTSNAFLSSTLETGLNLVTTEVAKWIVQLGVEETANLATLVGKVITLNQTNLSTETHQLSHRPQCAACGNPQLLSDRAHQPVSLVNRKKQYTTDGGHRAFTPDQTLKRYQHLVSPITGVVSALVRSSDPDSALLHTYHAIHSYGAATNNLNRLRRLLGHKSAGKGKTDRQAKASGFCEAVERYSSIYHGDEPRIVSTLGELGDTAIAPEQVMQFSEYQYAHRETLNKARVDHNWIPQRFDSSQAIEWTPVWSLVTQTHSYLPTAFCYYNYPASKDHHFCSGDSNGNAAGNTLEEAILQGFMELVERDSVAIWWYNSLQCPGVDLASFDDPYLVELQQLYRDRKRDLWVLDITSDLGIPAFAAISARTDQEQEGIIAGFGAHLDPRIAILRAVTEMNQLGFYVDDVEPSETGAWEEWNKHNLNRKDHPYIIPNPDIPLKLYSDYAQQWSDDIYEDVMTCVKIAQSAGMETLVLDQTRPDIGLNVVKVIVPGMRHFWARFAPGRLYDVPVKLGLLAKPLTEDQLNPIPMIL from the coding sequence ATGGAACCACTTTTACAAATCCGTCCCCATTATCGCGTTGAAATTATTCAACCCAATCATGTTTATCTATTGGCAGAAAACGCTACCCACGCTTTAACAGGGGAATTTTACTGTCATCTGATGCCGCTGCTGGATGGTCAGTATACCTACGAGGAAATTTGTGAACGACTGACCGAGCACGCTGACCGAGACCAGGTGGCTTATGTGATCGAAAATTTGTATGACAAAGGGTACATCGCGGCCAAAGTCCCTGAATTGTCAGACGCTGCTGCTGCTTTCTGGAGTTTGCTGGGAGTAGAACCCCAAACTGCTTATGATTGTTTGCGGCAAGTCGTAGTTTATGTCACTGCTGTGGGCAATGTTTCAACTCAACCCTTGACCGATAAACTTACAACCGTTGGCATTCAAACCCAACCCTGGACAGGGAAACCCCCAGTCACAGAGTTACCCACCCTGTTAGTAGTGCTTACCGATGACTATCTACAACCGGAACTAGCTCAGATTAATCAAGTCGCCCTAGATACTAACCAACCCTGGCTGTTGGCGAAACCAATCGGAGGACTGTTGTGGTTTGGTCCGATCTTTGAACCGGGAATAACTGGCTGTTGGCAATGTTTGGCCCATCGTCTGCGGGGCAACCGGGAAGTGGAAGCGTCGGTGCTGAAGCAGAAGGGAAAGGCGAGACTTGCAGAAGTAGGGAACAGGGAACAGGGAACAGGGAACAGGGACGCGCATCAACCTGCCCCCCTAACCCCCCAATCCTGGGGGGAACAAGCCCCCCTAACCCCCCAATCCTGGGGGGAACAAGCCCAGCAAGCAAGGGAACTTAAGGGAGAAAGTGTTGAGTTTGGTCGGGTGACCGGGTGTTTGCCTACTTCTAACGCTTTTCTCAGTTCTACCTTAGAGACTGGCCTGAATTTAGTTACCACGGAAGTGGCTAAATGGATTGTGCAACTGGGGGTAGAGGAAACAGCTAACTTGGCCACGTTGGTGGGGAAAGTGATTACCCTCAATCAAACTAACCTGAGCACTGAAACCCATCAGCTCTCCCATCGCCCGCAATGTGCTGCTTGTGGGAATCCGCAACTTTTAAGCGATCGCGCTCATCAACCGGTTAGCTTAGTTAATCGTAAAAAGCAATACACTACCGATGGCGGACATCGTGCGTTTACTCCCGATCAAACCCTGAAACGCTACCAACACCTGGTTAGTCCCATCACCGGAGTTGTCAGTGCCTTAGTCCGTTCCTCTGACCCAGACAGTGCCCTGCTCCATACCTATCATGCTATTCATAGTTACGGTGCTGCCACCAATAATTTGAACCGTTTGCGTCGTCTGTTGGGTCATAAAAGTGCTGGCAAAGGCAAAACTGACCGTCAAGCCAAAGCCAGTGGGTTCTGTGAAGCCGTTGAACGCTATTCCAGTATCTATCATGGGGATGAACCCCGGATTGTTTCTACCTTAGGGGAGTTGGGAGATACAGCTATTGCTCCCGAACAGGTGATGCAGTTTAGTGAGTATCAGTACGCTCACCGAGAAACCTTGAACAAAGCCCGAGTCGATCACAATTGGATTCCCCAACGGTTTGATAGCAGCCAAGCGATTGAATGGACACCAGTTTGGTCTTTAGTGACACAAACCCATAGCTATCTGCCCACCGCCTTCTGTTATTACAACTATCCTGCATCAAAGGATCATCACTTCTGTTCCGGTGACTCCAATGGCAATGCTGCTGGCAATACCTTGGAAGAAGCGATTTTGCAGGGGTTTATGGAATTGGTGGAACGGGATAGCGTGGCTATTTGGTGGTACAACTCCCTGCAATGTCCGGGAGTGGATTTAGCCAGCTTTGATGACCCCTATCTGGTAGAGTTACAACAACTATACCGCGATCGCAAACGTGACTTGTGGGTGCTGGATATTACCAGTGATTTAGGCATTCCCGCCTTTGCTGCCATCTCAGCCCGCACCGATCAGGAACAAGAAGGGATTATTGCCGGGTTTGGTGCCCATCTGGATCCGAGGATTGCCATTTTACGGGCAGTCACAGAGATGAACCAACTGGGATTTTATGTGGATGACGTGGAACCCAGTGAAACCGGGGCTTGGGAAGAATGGAATAAGCATAATCTAAACCGCAAAGACCATCCCTACATAATTCCCAATCCTGACATTCCCCTCAAGCTTTACAGTGACTATGCTCAACAGTGGAGTGATGATATTTATGAGGATGTCATGACCTGTGTCAAAATTGCCCAATCCGCAGGCATGGAAACCCTAGTTCTAGACCAAACCCGCCCGGATATTGGCTTAAATGTAGTCAAGGTGATTGTACCAGGGATGCGCCATTTCTGGGCAAGATTCGCCCCCGGTCGGTTGTATGATGTCCCCGTTAAGTTAGGCTTGTTGGCGAAACCGTTAACAGAAGATCAACTTAATCCGATACCGATGATTTTGTAG
- a CDS encoding DNA-binding protein, whose amino-acid sequence MSSLQITIPDERLQKLQEMATRLNVSIEELVLMSVEHYLTQSELSFNDATTYVLEKNAALYRRLA is encoded by the coding sequence ATGAGTTCCCTCCAAATTACAATACCCGATGAACGTTTGCAAAAACTCCAAGAAATGGCAACTCGTCTGAATGTTTCTATAGAAGAGTTGGTGTTGATGAGTGTTGAGCACTATTTAACTCAGTCAGAACTGTCTTTTAATGACGCTACAACATACGTGTTAGAGAAAAATGCAGCACTTTATCGCCGACTGGCCTAA
- a CDS encoding Uma2 family endonuclease: MTISTPPLTIPPLENGDKLTRFEFEQRYAAMPQVKKAELIEGYVYMPSPVRIRQHGDPHARIMAWLGVYWAATPEVQVADNPTVRLDADNEVQPDALLRIEENGQSTISNDDYVEGAPELIVEIAASSASYDLHQKLNVYRRNQVQEYLVWRVYDQELDWFCLQEGKYIALQPDQAGILTSTIFPGLWLAKSALLSGDLGTVLAVLQQGVGSREIGR; encoded by the coding sequence ATGACTATTTCTACCCCTCCCTTAACCATACCCCCTCTAGAAAACGGTGACAAACTCACCCGTTTTGAATTTGAGCAGCGCTACGCCGCTATGCCCCAGGTCAAAAAAGCTGAATTAATCGAAGGATATGTTTATATGCCCTCACCAGTGCGTATTAGGCAACACGGAGATCCCCATGCCCGGATTATGGCTTGGTTAGGAGTTTATTGGGCAGCCACTCCAGAAGTGCAAGTCGCTGACAATCCTACCGTGCGTCTAGATGCTGACAACGAAGTCCAACCCGATGCTCTGCTTCGCATCGAGGAGAATGGACAATCTACTATCAGTAACGACGACTATGTCGAAGGGGCACCGGAACTGATTGTTGAAATTGCGGCCAGTAGCGCGTCGTATGATCTACACCAAAAATTGAATGTCTATCGCCGCAATCAGGTGCAGGAGTATCTGGTCTGGCGAGTGTATGACCAAGAATTGGATTGGTTCTGTCTACAAGAGGGTAAATATATTGCCTTGCAACCTGATCAAGCAGGGATTCTCACTTCAACAATTTTCCCTGGTTTGTGGCTGGCCAAATCTGCCTTATTATCCGGAGATCTAGGCACTGTATTAGCAGTTTTACAACAGGGAGTAGGGAGTAGGGAGATAGGGAGATAG
- a CDS encoding cyanobactin class RiPP yields the protein MGKKKLLPGQKSPIVRSTTAKPIPGLEETALTEGGLGSGSITPSEFMSCRCAADVCAPFAGDGDE from the coding sequence ATGGGAAAGAAGAAACTCTTGCCTGGCCAAAAATCTCCCATCGTACGTTCCACCACAGCTAAGCCCATCCCCGGCTTGGAAGAAACAGCCCTGACGGAGGGCGGCTTGGGCAGTGGGTCAATCACCCCATCGGAGTTCATGTCATGTCGGTGTGCGGCGGATGTGTGTGCGCCTTTTGCGGGGGACGGGGACGAGTAA
- a CDS encoding type II toxin-antitoxin system RelE/ParE family toxin, whose protein sequence is MNNRFEVVFDARAEEDVDVAAEWYAKKSSEAALGFLKEITTVVERLSQYPEAYTVVKSKVRRAPTRRFPFYVYYRLDGDRVTVLAVLHIRRAPDAWQMR, encoded by the coding sequence GTGAACAATAGGTTTGAAGTTGTTTTTGATGCTCGTGCAGAAGAAGATGTAGATGTAGCAGCCGAATGGTATGCCAAGAAAAGTTCAGAAGCTGCATTAGGCTTTTTAAAAGAAATCACAACTGTCGTAGAGCGACTCTCTCAATATCCAGAGGCTTACACAGTAGTCAAATCCAAGGTTCGCAGAGCACCAACCAGGCGTTTTCCTTTTTACGTTTACTATCGCCTTGATGGCGATCGCGTTACAGTTTTGGCGGTGCTACATATTAGACGCGCCCCAGATGCGTGGCAAATGCGTTAG
- a CDS encoding XisI protein yields the protein MAINNYTEIIQTVIREQAELHQSGYVPIETILDIERHHYLLLQVGWVKDHWVYGSILHLDIIDGKIYIQQNNTEQVIAQRLVELGVPKTDIVIGFHSPFKRQFTDYALS from the coding sequence ATGGCAATAAACAACTACACTGAAATCATCCAAACCGTTATTCGTGAGCAAGCCGAGCTACACCAGTCGGGTTATGTTCCCATAGAGACAATTCTAGATATCGAACGCCATCACTACCTGTTGCTACAAGTGGGTTGGGTAAAAGACCATTGGGTTTATGGGTCTATCCTTCACCTGGATATTATTGATGGCAAAATCTACATTCAACAGAATAATACAGAACAAGTAATCGCTCAACGTTTAGTAGAATTGGGAGTGCCTAAAACAGATATTGTGATTGGCTTCCATTCTCCTTTTAAACGACAATTCACTGATTATGCATTGAGCTAG
- a CDS encoding helix-turn-helix domain-containing protein, giving the protein MNKCVGTTEAASLLGISSRRLRQLLEKGRVRGAYKSGKFWIIPLFNHLPQITKGSRGPKGKWHTSRPPALAKINVNRNHIGSNMHKSREERKPVISVKRKGTNLYGNEVEILGPCKIVYNPDHPLDCGARLWIETFSDIHFIGGSFPATS; this is encoded by the coding sequence ATGAACAAGTGTGTTGGTACTACTGAAGCCGCATCTTTATTAGGAATTTCTTCTCGGCGATTGCGCCAACTTCTAGAGAAGGGTCGGGTTCGGGGTGCTTATAAAAGTGGGAAATTCTGGATTATTCCTCTGTTCAACCATTTGCCACAAATTACCAAAGGTAGCCGTGGACCGAAGGGTAAATGGCATACCAGTCGTCCCCCGGCTTTAGCTAAGATTAATGTCAACCGCAATCACATTGGCTCGAATATGCACAAAAGCCGGGAAGAGCGGAAGCCAGTGATTTCAGTAAAACGAAAGGGCACCAATCTCTACGGCAACGAGGTGGAAATCCTCGGTCCTTGTAAGATTGTCTATAATCCCGATCATCCCCTCGATTGTGGCGCTCGTCTGTGGATCGAAACTTTTAGTGATATTCACTTCATTGGTGGCAGTTTCCCGGCTACTAGCTGA
- a CDS encoding IS607 family transposase, with product MALVPLRKAVELTGLSGNTLRKYADNGTIKCEKTPGGTRLFDSRDLLRFGKAPKSDRLRCYTICYCRVSSNKQRDDLARQVPYLHSLFPEAEIIKDIGSGLNYKRKGLKTILERIVCGDKLTLVVACRDRLSRFGFELIEYLVSLNGGKILVLDQSESCPESELTADILSIIHVFSRHIHGLRKYGKKIKEDTSVPKL from the coding sequence ATGGCACTAGTTCCTCTACGTAAGGCGGTCGAACTTACGGGATTGTCGGGGAACACTCTACGGAAGTATGCGGATAATGGAACCATCAAATGCGAAAAAACCCCTGGCGGAACACGACTCTTTGACTCTAGAGATCTTCTCCGTTTTGGAAAAGCTCCAAAGTCTGACAGATTGCGTTGTTACACCATCTGTTACTGTCGAGTCAGTAGTAACAAACAACGAGACGATCTTGCCCGCCAAGTCCCTTACCTCCACTCCCTCTTCCCGGAAGCGGAAATCATCAAAGACATCGGGTCAGGACTCAACTACAAAAGGAAAGGTCTTAAAACCATATTGGAACGAATTGTGTGCGGAGATAAACTCACGCTTGTTGTTGCCTGTAGAGACCGACTCAGCCGATTTGGGTTTGAACTCATTGAGTACTTGGTCAGTCTCAACGGTGGAAAAATCTTGGTTCTCGACCAGTCTGAAAGTTGTCCCGAATCCGAGCTTACCGCAGATATTCTCTCAATCATTCACGTCTTTTCGCGGCATATCCACGGACTCAGAAAGTACGGGAAGAAAATCAAAGAAGATACGAGTGTTCCTAAACTCTGA